In Candidatus Binatia bacterium, the genomic window AAGAGCCTGATCAAGGCGACGGATGACGAACTACGGTCCGTTACTGAGGGGCACCGGGAGAACCGCGTCGTCGGTTTCGAGCCGGTTACCGTGCCGGCAGGTCGATTCGACCGCGCGTTGAAGATCGAGTCGGTCGAGACCCTCCAGCAACAGGGACAAGGGCGAACCGCGCGCCAGGAACTCCTCGAGTGGTACGTCGCCAACGTGGGACTGGTGAAGCGAGAGACCCGAGTGCGCAGCGGCAACAACGCCGCAACGAGCGTGGAGGTCCTGGTGAAGTCCAGTCTCCTCTCCGCGACACGCTAGTTCGCCTAGATCCGCTCGACGAGCCCGCGGGACCCATCGATCCGGACCCGCTCGCCGGATCGAAACGCGGTCGTCGCCCCCGCCAGACCCACGACCGCCGGGATCCCTAGCTCCCTCGCGATGATGGCTCCGTGCGAGAGGAGACCGCCGACCTCGAGCACCAGACCGGACGCCAGAGACAAGTACGAGGTCCAGGCCGGATCCGTAGCCGCAGCGACGATCAGATCTCCGCGCTGAACCGATTCGAGTTCGTCCGCCGATCGCACGACGCGGATCGGTCCGACGATCGTCCCCGGAGACGCCGGCGTGCCGCGAAGCTCGGTTGCCCCTTGTCCGTTCGAGCCAGAGCCTCGGTCAGACGATTGCGGGCGCTCCCCATCATCGTCTCCCCACACCACTGCAGGCGGCATGGCGTCCCCATACCGCTCGTACTCCTCTCGACGCCGTGCTGCGCTGTCCGCGAGTGCGCCCCCCTCCCGCGGGCGCAGCAAGACGCCCTCGAGCTCCTCCACCGTCAGATAGAACACGTCGGCTTCGGACCGGAGCAATCCCCGTGCGGCCAGATCATCAGCCGCCGCACGGGCGAGCGATCGAAAAGCCGCCAGGAAGTAGTCGGCGTGGTAGCGCATGTTCTCGCGGACGGCGTAGTACTCCTGACACCATCCAAGGCCCGCCTCGAAGAGCTTCCAGCGCACCGCACCCCCGAGTCCGCTTCCGATCGTCCGCCGCGCACGCTCGAGTACGACCGCCGGATCCGGCCGCGCCGCCGCGGGTTCGGACCTCGCCAGACGGCGGACCATCTCCACCAGAACCTCCGGCCGCTCACCCCACGTCGGGAACACGAGATCGCGCCCGACCAGCCGATGCCCATGACGGCGCCGAACCTCACCCAGCGCACGGCCGAACTCGCCGAGCTCCCCGCGGCCTGCGGCTTCCACCACATCGGCCGAAGAGAACTCCATGACCGTCGCCCGCAGCCGGGGGTCGGCACGCACCGAGTCCGCCAGTGCGGACAGCTCCGCGTGCACTTCGAAGGTTCGGATTCCCGGAATGCCCGCGACGAGCAAAGCGAGCGACTCCTCTTCCGGCAACCATTCGCGGGAAAGATGGGCGGTTAGATGGAAGAAGACGTAGGCGTAGATCATCGCCCAGCTCACGACGTCGAGGAAGCGTCCGAGACGTTCGCGAACTCGGCCGATCTGCTCTGCGATCTCGGTGGCCGACGCGCCCGGCCGGACCGCGAACCCTGCCAGTTCTTCGGAGACCCGCGCTGCTTCCTCGCGAAAGAGATCTGCACGCGACCATGGTGTCCAGCCGCGCTCGTTCCAGGTGAGCCGCGCCACCGTCGCGACCGTCCTCGGGTCATACAGTGCCCGCTGCCCACCGCTCAGGTCCCCTCGCAATTCTTCGGGGAGAAGCGCGAGCACTCCGTCGCTCAGGAAGACACCCGGCACCTCCTGCATCACGTCATGAATCAGCGAAGCGTTGACGTAGACGTGCCCACGGATCAGCCGGAAGACCGGCTGGCGGCTCGCCTCGAGCAACCCCGCCTGCCGCAATCGTTGCTGCGCCATGTGCTCGGCCATCTGCTCGGCGAGAATCGAGAAGGTGAGCGGTGTCACGACCCCCGACCACAGCTCGTCCGCGGCGCGCCGGCTCCAGGCAATGGGTGTCGTCACCCCCGTGGCTTATCGCGACTCCACGTGCGCCGCTACGGACGAACAGGTTGTCAGTGATCCACTCTGCGAGTAAGCTCGGCGTAGACGCGCGAGCGACTTCCCGAGCGGATGTCCTGCCACGAGAACCAGCTCGCCACGGAAAGCAGCGTTATGGCGGCAGAACGAGGTCAGTCGTCGCAAAAATTGGTCTACCTGCGAGACCACACTCCGCGGCCGCGATCCCGCATCGCGCGCAACAGCCAGCGCTCCACACCACCGCCGGCAGATCTTGCATCGGAAGCAACGTGGCTCGCGCGGTCCTTGCTAGTAGTTGCCGGCGGGCTCCTTCTGTACTGGATGGGACTGGCCAGCGGGACGTCGCACCCGGGTGGCAGCGAATCCTGGCGCTGGGCTTCGTCTCACGCCCTGCCGCACCTCTTCCTTGCCGGCAGCGCGGCCTTCACGGCCCGCACCCTGCTCCGGTCCGAGGAGAGGGCCCATCTTTTCGTCGCGCTCGTGGCCGGTGCGCTGATCGTGCTCGCACTCGAAGGTCTCACCCGCGCCGTGATCGGAGGCGATCTCGGCGACCTGTCCCTGAGCGTTCGCACCGACGTACTGGTTCATACGGGAACGCTCGCCATCGGGGTCTGGGCCGCCTCGTTCGCCGTGCGCTCGGACAGCCGCCCGGCAGCGGCTTGAAGATTCAGCCGTGAAGGGACACGACGCCGGAGCCGAAGTCGAGTTTCTCAGCGACCGGTACGGGCGGCCGCTCGACCTGGCCCACACGCTTCCCGACACGTCGTTCCGCCCCGTGAGCACGCGGCGTGAGGCCGAAGTCGCGATGGCGATCCGTCGGCCGAACGGGAAGATCCTCCTTCAGACCAAAACGAACTACCCCGGCGGAGTCTTCCGGATCCCTACCGGGGGACTGAAACGTGGCGAAGCCATCGAGCGCGCGCTGCTACGCGAAACCCAAGAAGAAACCGCTCTCGACGTCGACATCCGCGAGTTCATCGCGGTCTTGAGCTATCGCTCGAAGTCGAAGGAAGTCGTCTTCAAGAGCTACCTCTTTCTGCTCGACGAGACCGGGGGCACGTTGCAGGAAGAGGATCCCGAAGAGGGGATCACGGGATGGATCGAAGCCGACACGGCGGAGCTTCGCTCCACCGCGCAACAACTCCGCACGGGACCGAAGAGCTGGCGCAACTGGGGAGACTTCCGGGCGCTCGTGATCGACGCACTCCTACCGGCCCTCCAGTAGGAGCGCCGGCTACGCGACCATCGTGCGATTCGGATCCCGGTTGCGGTCCGAGTCACGGATCTTGGCGTCCGCGAGAGCCTCCTTTAGCGCATCGCCCTCGAGGTTCTCGGCGGCTTCCAGGGTGGCGGCGAGACGATCGACGCCACGACGGCGCTCGGAGAGGAGCTGTCGAGCTCGCGCGTGCGACTGGCGCACCAAAGCCGCGACCTCGTCATCGATCGCCTCGGCCGTTGCCTCGCTCGCGGATTGAGGTCGCCCGAGAACATCCCCAAGGAAGGCCGACTCGCGCCGACCAAAGCTCAGGGGGCCGAGTTTTTCGCTCATCCCGTAGAGACACACCATCTCGCGCGCAAGCTGCGATGCCCGCTCCAGGTCGTCCTGCGCACCTGTACTGATATCCCCGAACACAATTTCCTCGGCGACACGCCCGCCGAGTAGGACGGCGAGTCGATCGAGCAACTCCGCTCGTCGCATCAAAACGCGGTCCTCGGTCGGAAGCTGCATGGTGAACCCGAGTGCGCCGATCGACCGCGGGATGATCGATATCTTTGTCACCGGATCGGAATTCTCGAGAAGCGCTGCAACCAAGGCGTGACCGGACTCGTGGTGCGCGACGAGAGTCTTGTCCTCGGGGCGCAGCACCCGACTGCGCCTCTCCAGGCCGGTCATGAGCCTGTCGGCGGCATCCAGGAAGTGCTGCGTCTCGACCGCCACCGCGCCCGTCTGAGCGGCCAGGAGTGCCCCTTCGTTCACGAGGTTCGCGAGATCCGCGCCGGAGAATCCGGGCGTACGCGCGGCGATTCCGTTCACGTCGACATCAGGAGCCGCCTTCACTTCCTTCAGGTGGACGCGGAGGATCTTGTCGCGCCCGACACGATCCGGGAGCTCGACGACGATCCGTCGATCGAAACGCCCTGCGCGCAGGAGCGCAGAGTCCAGAACCTCGGGCCGGTTGGTGGCAGCCAGCAACACGACGCCCTTCGACGAGTCGAACCCGTCCATCTCGACTAGGAGCTGGTTCAGCGTCTGTTCCTGCTCGTCGTGCCGTCCCATCTGTAGACCGGCGCCCGCACGAGACTTCCCGACGGCATCGAGCTCGTCGATGAAAACGATGCACGGAGCCTTCGCCTTCGCCTGCTCGAACAGGTCCCGAACGCGAGCGGCGCCGAGTCCCACGAACATCTCGATGAATTCCGAGCCGCTGATCGAGAAGAAGGGAACCCTCCCCTCGCCGGCAATAGCGCGAGCCAGAAGCGTCTTGCCGGTTCCGGGCGGCCCGACCAGCAGGACGCCCTTGGGCGTGCGCCCGCCAAGACGCTGAAAGTGCGCGGGGTCGCGCAGAAACGAAACGACGGCTTCGAGTTCGGCTTTGGCCTCGTCAATTCCCGCGACGTCTCCGAAACGCGAGGTGATGTCGTCCTCCCCGTAGATCTTGGCCTTGTTGCGACCGAACGACAGCGCACCGGCCGCACCACCCCCACCCATGCGACGAGAGACGAAATTCCAAATCAGGAAGATGAGCGCGAACGGGAGAAGCCAGCCCAGAAGCAGAGTGCGCCAGAAGTCGTCGGCGATCTCGCCCGAGAACTCGACGTCGTGTTTCGACAAATCGGCGACGAGCGGAGCGGGGTCCAGGCCCGGAGGCCGGGTCGCTACCAAGGTCACGGTGGGATCGGTCGCGAACGATCCGACCACACCCTTGGCCTCCTTCACCTTCTTCCCGAGCTCTCCGGTCACCTTGTAATCGGGGCGGAGTTGGAAACGGATCTCGTCCGAGGTGATGAGAGCCTTCTCGATCGCGTTCTGCTCGGTCAGGTTGCCGAGCTCGCTGTAGTTCACCTGAACCGGCCGCGGTGCGACAAACAAGCTCTGCACCACGAGCAGCACCAGGAGTGCCGCCGGCAGGTACCAGATCGAGAAGCGGACGTTCTTCAAGAGTTTCTCCCGCTCGGGAGCATTTCGGTCGCTCGGGCGAGGAAGGTCCTCGCGCGCTTTAAATCCTGCACGAATTCCAACTTAAGGCCGCGGCAGCCCCTGTCAACGCGCGATTCGGGCGGCCCAGAGCTCGTCGAGCCGTCGGCGGAGATCCTCTCGCTGCCCGTCGTTCTCGATCACGACGTCCGCAGCCGCCCGCCGCTCGGCATCCGGCATCTGCTTGGCGACCCGGGCGGCGACCTCTTCGGCAGTCAGTCCACGGCTCTCGGCCAGCCGGGCTCGCACCGTCTGGGGCGCCGCCGTGACCACCCAGACCTCGTCTACGATGTCCCGCCATCCCGCCTCGAGGAGGATCGCCGCTTCCACCACGGCGAGGCGGGTTTCGCCCCCGTCGCGGGCTGACGCCAGGCGCCGCTCGATCTCATCACGGATCAGGGGGTGCACGATGGCGTTCAGGCGCTCGAGCTGACCGGGTTCGGAGAACACGCGAGCGCCGAGCTTCTTCCGATCGACCATCCCGTCCGCCCCCACGACCTCGGCACCGAACCCGTCGACGACGGCGTCGAAGCCGCGCGTCCCCGGCTCGTAGACGCCGTGCCCGACCTTGTCGGCATCGATGACCGCAGCACCCATCGACGCGAGGAGGGACGAGGCCTCGCTCTTTCCCGACCCGATGCCACCGATCAATCCCACGACGCGCATGCCACGCTTCTGGCAACCCCCGGCGCCCGCCGCAACCGAGTGCGCTTCACCTCAGGGAGTCGTTCGCTCCAGCATTCGTGGGAATGCAATGGTCTCACGCACGTGGTGAATGCCGCAGAGCCACGCGACCATGCGTTCGATCCCCATCCCGAACCCGGCGTGCGGAACCGAGCCGTACCGGCGGAGGTCGAGGTACCACTCGAACGGATCGAACGGCAGATCGTGCTCGGCGATCTTCCCGCGCAGAACCTCCAGATCGTCCTCGCGTTGTCCGCCACCGATGATCTCGCCGTACCCCTCCGGCGCCAACACGTCGACGCACAGCGCCAGATGGGGCGCCGCGGGATCGTTCTTCATGTAGAACGCCTTACACGCGGCCGGGTACCGATGGACCATGACCGGGCGATCGTACTGGCTGGCCAAGACGGTTTCTTCCTCGGCGCCCAAGTCGTCGCCCCATTCATGCGTGTGCCCGAGCCCACGCAACGCCTCGATCGCCTCGTCATACGTGACGCGCGGGAACGGCTTCTGCACCTTTTCCAATGCGGCCACGTCGCGTTCGAGCAGCTCCAACTCGTCGCGTTTCTCCTCGAGGACACGAGCGACCACGGACACGATGAAGTCCTCGGCCAGATCCATGTCGCCGTCCAGATCGAGGTAGGCGACTTCCGGCTCGATCATCCAGAACTCGGTGAGGTGACGGCGCGTCTTCGACTTCTCGGCGCGGAACGTCGGGCCGAGGCAGTACGCCTTCCCGAACGCCATGGCCCCGGCTTCCATGTACAGCTGGCCACTCTGCGTGAGGTAGACCCGTTCGCCGAAGTAGTCGACGGGAAACAGCGTGGTCGTCCCTTCGCAGGCCGCCGGCGTGAAGATCGGGGCGTCGATCAGCGTAAAGTTGCGGTCGTCGAAGTAGCTGCGGCACGCGCGGACGACGCTCGCGCGGATACGCATGATCGCGTGTTGCCGGCTCGAGCGAAGCCACAGATGACGCCGATCGAGAAGAAACGCCGTGCCGTGCTCCTTGGGCGTGATCGGATACTCGTCGGCCGGGGCCACGACCCGGATCTCTTCGATCTGGAGCTCGAACCCGCCCGGCGCTCGCTCATCGGGATTCACGTTCCCGGTCACCGTCAGAGAGGACTCCTGCGGCAGGTGCTTTGCCTCCTCGAAGACCTCTGGGGGCAGATTCGGCCGGAAGGCCGTGCACTGCATCGTCCCGGTCCCATCCCGGACCTGCAGGAACAGGAGCTTCCCGCTCGACCGCTTTCCCGCGAGCCAACCCCGGACCGTGACCACCTGTCCGGCATGGGCTGCGACCTCCGAAACGTGCGCCACCACCATGGCCGCGTTAAAGGGGCGCACCGCCCGAATTGTCAAGGATTCCGTGGGATTCCGTCGACCCGGGTTGACTGCTCCCAAACCGTACCCTACTAATTCATACTAACCAGGTCGGAATAGTCTTCTCTCGCCCCAGGACTCAAAAAATGAAGCGTCGAATCTACATGGACAACCACGCCACGACCCCGCTCGATCCGCGAGTGCTCGAAGCGATGATGCCCTACTTCCAACAGGAATTCGGGAACGCAGCCAGCCGCAATCACGCCTACGGGTGGGAAGCCGAGCAGGCCGTCGACCGCTCTCGTGAGATCGTCGCCGAGCTGATCGGGGGCAAGGCGAAGGAAGTCCTCTGGCTGTCCGGCGCAACCGAGTCCAACAACCTCGCAATCAAAGGCGTGGTGGAGTTCTACAAAGACAAGGGCAACCACATCATCACGGCGTCGACCGAGCACAAGGCGATCCTCGACACGTGCAAGGCTCTCGAGCGCAAGAAGCTCGCTCGCATCACATACCTGTCCGTCGATGAGCAAGGCCGCGTCGACCCCGAGCAAGTCCGCGCCGCGATCTGCGACGACACGATCCTCATCTCCGTGATGCTCGCGAACAACGAGATCGGCACGATTCAACCGCTCGCCGAGATCGGCAAGATCGCGAAAGAGAAGGGCGTCTTCTTCCACACCGACGCTACCCAGGGCTTCGCAAAGATCCCGATCGACGTGAACGAGATGGGAATCGATCTCCTCTCTGCTTCGGGCCACAAGGTCTACGGGCCGAAGGGCGTCGGGATCCTCTGGGTTCGCTCGCGCGGCCCCCGCGTTCGCCTCGCCTCGCAGATGGACGGCGGCGGCCACGAGCGCGGCATGCGATCGGGAACGCTCAACGTCACCGGCATCGTGGGCTTCGCCAAGGCTGTGGAAATCGCCAAGGCCGAGATGGTCGAAGAGACCGCGCGCATCCTCGCACTCCGCGAGCGCCTGAACTCGAAAATCACCGCCGATCTCGACGAGGTGTACCTCAACGGCCATCCGACCGAGCGCCTCGCCGGCAACCTGAACCTCAGCTTCGCCTACATCGAAGGCGAGTCGATGCTCATGGGCCTCAACGGCTCGGGCTCGCCCGACCTCGCCGCGATCGCGGTTTCGTCCGGCTCCGCCTGCACTTCGGCGACTCTGGAGCCTTCGTACGTACTGAAGGCCCTCGGGGTGGGTGACGAACTCGCACACACCTCCATCCGATTCGGACTCGGGCGCTTCAACACCGAAGAAGAAGTCGACTACGTCGCCGAGCGCGTGATCTCCGAAGTGAACCGATTGCGCGAGCTGTCACCGCTCTACGAGATGGCCAAAGAAGGCATCGATCTGAAAGATTACTTCGCCGGCGCCCAGCACTGAGAAGCTCCGCAAAGCGCAACGGCTTTCGAACAAGCGACGAACTTAGAGATACGGAAGGGCAAGAACATGGCTAGCTACAGCGACAAGGTACTCGACCACTACAGCCACCCACGCAACGTAGGTTCGTTCGAGAAGGGCGAAGAAGACGTCGGCACGGGTATCGTCGGCGCTCCCGAGTGCGGCGACGTCATGAAGCTCCAGCTCAAGATCAGCAAGCAGGGCGTCGTCGAAGACGCGAAGTTCAAGACCTTCGGCTGCGGCAGCGCGATTGCCAGCTCGAGCTACGTGACCGAGCTCGTGAAGGGCAAGACCGTCGACGAAGTCGAGCAGATCAAGAACTCGATCATCGTCGAGGAGCTCTCACTCCCTCCCGTCAAGATCCACTGCTCGGTGCTCGCCGAGGACGCCATCAAGGCGGCCGTGAAGGACTGGCGCGAGAACAACGGCCAGAAGGACGACGAAGGCACCGCAGTCGCCTAAGGCGACGCATTCCCCCCAAACTCGAGGACGCCCGTGGCAGCAAAAGGAATCACTCTCAGCGACGCAGCGGTGACCAAGATCCGAACCTTGGTCCCCGACGGCGAGGACGAAGAACGCGGCCTGCGCGTGAAGGTCATCGGCGGCGGCTGCTCGGGGCTCTCGTACAAGATGGACCTCGACGAAAAGCGGACCGGCGACCGCGTCTTCGAGCGTGACGGCGCCCGCATCATCATCGATCGCAAGAGCTACCTGTATCTGAACGGTACCGAGCTCGACT contains:
- the coaE gene encoding dephospho-CoA kinase (Dephospho-CoA kinase (CoaE) performs the final step in coenzyme A biosynthesis.) — protein: MRVVGLIGGIGSGKSEASSLLASMGAAVIDADKVGHGVYEPGTRGFDAVVDGFGAEVVGADGMVDRKKLGARVFSEPGQLERLNAIVHPLIRDEIERRLASARDGGETRLAVVEAAILLEAGWRDIVDEVWVVTAAPQTVRARLAESRGLTAEEVAARVAKQMPDAERRAAADVVIENDGQREDLRRRLDELWAARIAR
- the iscU gene encoding Fe-S cluster assembly scaffold IscU, with protein sequence MASYSDKVLDHYSHPRNVGSFEKGEEDVGTGIVGAPECGDVMKLQLKISKQGVVEDAKFKTFGCGSAIASSSYVTELVKGKTVDEVEQIKNSIIVEELSLPPVKIHCSVLAEDAIKAAVKDWRENNGQKDDEGTAVA
- the ftsH gene encoding ATP-dependent zinc metalloprotease FtsH; the protein is MKNVRFSIWYLPAALLVLLVVQSLFVAPRPVQVNYSELGNLTEQNAIEKALITSDEIRFQLRPDYKVTGELGKKVKEAKGVVGSFATDPTVTLVATRPPGLDPAPLVADLSKHDVEFSGEIADDFWRTLLLGWLLPFALIFLIWNFVSRRMGGGGAAGALSFGRNKAKIYGEDDITSRFGDVAGIDEAKAELEAVVSFLRDPAHFQRLGGRTPKGVLLVGPPGTGKTLLARAIAGEGRVPFFSISGSEFIEMFVGLGAARVRDLFEQAKAKAPCIVFIDELDAVGKSRAGAGLQMGRHDEQEQTLNQLLVEMDGFDSSKGVVLLAATNRPEVLDSALLRAGRFDRRIVVELPDRVGRDKILRVHLKEVKAAPDVDVNGIAARTPGFSGADLANLVNEGALLAAQTGAVAVETQHFLDAADRLMTGLERRSRVLRPEDKTLVAHHESGHALVAALLENSDPVTKISIIPRSIGALGFTMQLPTEDRVLMRRAELLDRLAVLLGGRVAEEIVFGDISTGAQDDLERASQLAREMVCLYGMSEKLGPLSFGRRESAFLGDVLGRPQSASEATAEAIDDEVAALVRQSHARARQLLSERRRGVDRLAATLEAAENLEGDALKEALADAKIRDSDRNRDPNRTMVA
- a CDS encoding PEP-utilizing enzyme — translated: MTTPIAWSRRAADELWSGVVTPLTFSILAEQMAEHMAQQRLRQAGLLEASRQPVFRLIRGHVYVNASLIHDVMQEVPGVFLSDGVLALLPEELRGDLSGGQRALYDPRTVATVARLTWNERGWTPWSRADLFREEAARVSEELAGFAVRPGASATEIAEQIGRVRERLGRFLDVVSWAMIYAYVFFHLTAHLSREWLPEEESLALLVAGIPGIRTFEVHAELSALADSVRADPRLRATVMEFSSADVVEAAGRGELGEFGRALGEVRRRHGHRLVGRDLVFPTWGERPEVLVEMVRRLARSEPAAARPDPAVVLERARRTIGSGLGGAVRWKLFEAGLGWCQEYYAVRENMRYHADYFLAAFRSLARAAADDLAARGLLRSEADVFYLTVEELEGVLLRPREGGALADSAARRREEYERYGDAMPPAVVWGDDDGERPQSSDRGSGSNGQGATELRGTPASPGTIVGPIRVVRSADELESVQRGDLIVAAATDPAWTSYLSLASGLVLEVGGLLSHGAIIARELGIPAVVGLAGATTAFRSGERVRIDGSRGLVERI
- a CDS encoding IscS subfamily cysteine desulfurase codes for the protein MKRRIYMDNHATTPLDPRVLEAMMPYFQQEFGNAASRNHAYGWEAEQAVDRSREIVAELIGGKAKEVLWLSGATESNNLAIKGVVEFYKDKGNHIITASTEHKAILDTCKALERKKLARITYLSVDEQGRVDPEQVRAAICDDTILISVMLANNEIGTIQPLAEIGKIAKEKGVFFHTDATQGFAKIPIDVNEMGIDLLSASGHKVYGPKGVGILWVRSRGPRVRLASQMDGGGHERGMRSGTLNVTGIVGFAKAVEIAKAEMVEETARILALRERLNSKITADLDEVYLNGHPTERLAGNLNLSFAYIEGESMLMGLNGSGSPDLAAIAVSSGSACTSATLEPSYVLKALGVGDELAHTSIRFGLGRFNTEEEVDYVAERVISEVNRLRELSPLYEMAKEGIDLKDYFAGAQH
- a CDS encoding NUDIX hydrolase, with translation MKGHDAGAEVEFLSDRYGRPLDLAHTLPDTSFRPVSTRREAEVAMAIRRPNGKILLQTKTNYPGGVFRIPTGGLKRGEAIERALLRETQEETALDVDIREFIAVLSYRSKSKEVVFKSYLFLLDETGGTLQEEDPEEGITGWIEADTAELRSTAQQLRTGPKSWRNWGDFRALVIDALLPALQ
- the asnS gene encoding asparagine--tRNA ligase produces the protein MVVAHVSEVAAHAGQVVTVRGWLAGKRSSGKLLFLQVRDGTGTMQCTAFRPNLPPEVFEEAKHLPQESSLTVTGNVNPDERAPGGFELQIEEIRVVAPADEYPITPKEHGTAFLLDRRHLWLRSSRQHAIMRIRASVVRACRSYFDDRNFTLIDAPIFTPAACEGTTTLFPVDYFGERVYLTQSGQLYMEAGAMAFGKAYCLGPTFRAEKSKTRRHLTEFWMIEPEVAYLDLDGDMDLAEDFIVSVVARVLEEKRDELELLERDVAALEKVQKPFPRVTYDEAIEALRGLGHTHEWGDDLGAEEETVLASQYDRPVMVHRYPAACKAFYMKNDPAAPHLALCVDVLAPEGYGEIIGGGQREDDLEVLRGKIAEHDLPFDPFEWYLDLRRYGSVPHAGFGMGIERMVAWLCGIHHVRETIAFPRMLERTTP
- a CDS encoding iron-sulfur cluster assembly accessory protein; its protein translation is MAAKGITLSDAAVTKIRTLVPDGEDEERGLRVKVIGGGCSGLSYKMDLDEKRTGDRVFERDGARIIIDRKSYLYLNGTELDYADDLMQSGFNLQNPNVKRSCGCGASFGV